The sequence ATAATAATTGAAAACTTTTCCTTGTCAGAGCCTATAGAACCAACGTTGAGTGCCTTTAAGGAGGTTCTTTAATGGATGTTGCGATTTTGGGGGCTACAGGATTAGTTGGCCAGATGTTTGTGAGACTCTTAGAGAATCACCCTTGGTTTAAAATAGAGCGCTTAGTAGCTTCAGAAAGATCAAAGGGAAAGAAATACAAAGATATTGCAGAGTGGCCTAGTGGTGATATTGGAGAGATGGAAGTGGAGGGGTTGGGAGATTTCTTAAAGGATCCAGATGTGGATTTGGTTTTTTCAGCCCTTCCATCTTCAATAGCGGGTGAAGTTGAAGAAAAGCTAGCTGAGAAGACCCCTGTGTTTAGCAACGCCTCATCCCATAGATATGAAGAGGATGTACCTATTATAGTTCCAGAAGTCAATGGAGATCAGCTAAAGCTTATTGAAGTTCAACAAGAGCAAAGGGGCTGGGAGGGGTTTATAGTCACAAACCCCAATTGCTCAACTGCAATACTGGTGCTCTCGCTTAAGGTTCTTTCAGAATTTGAGCTCAAAAAAGTGAATGTGGTAACAATGCAAGCAATAAGCGGGGCAGGGTTTAAAGGTTTATCAGCTCTGCAGATCTTTGATAACGTAATTCCATACATTGGAAAAGAGGAGTGGAAAATCGAGAACGAATCAAGAAAAATCCTCGGTCTTGATTTTGAAATATCCGCTGTTACAACAAGGGTTCCAGTATCTCACGGTCATACAGAAGCGGTTTTTGTCGAGCTTGGCCAAGACACAACCGTTGAAGAACTTAGAAGAGCTTTTGAATCCTTTGACCCATTAAGAGACCTTAAGCTTCCTTCGTATGCAAAGCCAATTGTGTATAAAGAAATCCCTCAGCCAAAGCTCCACAGGGAATTAGGCAAGGGAATGAGTGTTACAGTTGGAAAACTGGGGAAAATTAATGAAAAAATGTTTAAATATGTTATCTTAGGACATAATCTTGTTAGAGGCGCTGCTGGAGGTTCGATCTTAAATGCCGAGCTCACTTACAGGAAGAAGGTCATTTGATAGTGTTGATATGGAGGTCAAAACTCATACAGCTTTGCATGTCCTCAAAGGGGCCGTTGTTAAAGTTTTGGGAGAAGAGGCTAAATGGACGGCAAGCGTCTACGTTAGTGGAAATCATGGAAGGCTAACTGTTAAGTTCAACAGAAAACCAGCTGAGGGGGAAATTAGGGAAATAGAAAGGCTTGCAAATGAAAAAATCAAAGAAAACGTTCCGATACACATCTACGAGCTCCCAAGGGAAGAAGCGGAGAAGAGGTTTGGCGAAGATATGTATGACCTCTTTCCAATTCCAGAGGAAGTTAGAACCCTTAGAATTGTGGTTATTGAAGACTGGAACGTTAACGCATGCAATAAGGAGCACACGAAGACAACGGGAGAAATTGGGAAGATAAAAATTAGGAAAGTCAGGTTTAGGAAGGCTAAGGAACTTTTGGAGATAAGCTTTGATGTCCTTTAAGGCACTATGTGGTGTCTCCTGCACCGGGCTTCATAAGCTTCTATTCCACCCACAAGTATCCTG comes from Thermococcus litoralis DSM 5473 and encodes:
- the asd gene encoding aspartate-semialdehyde dehydrogenase, with translation MDVAILGATGLVGQMFVRLLENHPWFKIERLVASERSKGKKYKDIAEWPSGDIGEMEVEGLGDFLKDPDVDLVFSALPSSIAGEVEEKLAEKTPVFSNASSHRYEEDVPIIVPEVNGDQLKLIEVQQEQRGWEGFIVTNPNCSTAILVLSLKVLSEFELKKVNVVTMQAISGAGFKGLSALQIFDNVIPYIGKEEWKIENESRKILGLDFEISAVTTRVPVSHGHTEAVFVELGQDTTVEELRRAFESFDPLRDLKLPSYAKPIVYKEIPQPKLHRELGKGMSVTVGKLGKINEKMFKYVILGHNLVRGAAGGSILNAELTYRKKVI
- a CDS encoding alanyl-tRNA editing protein, which produces MEVKTHTALHVLKGAVVKVLGEEAKWTASVYVSGNHGRLTVKFNRKPAEGEIREIERLANEKIKENVPIHIYELPREEAEKRFGEDMYDLFPIPEEVRTLRIVVIEDWNVNACNKEHTKTTGEIGKIKIRKVRFRKAKELLEISFDVL